The genomic stretch TTCGTCTGCTTCTAATAATAATTCAATATTTTTTTCACATACTATATCATAAATAGCCATTGCTCTTTGCCGATCATTATCACTAAACTTACGATTAAATTTAAGTTTATGTGCAATATCCATCGCTGTAGATTGATAGTTAATGGATAAACTATCTGTATCCCGCCCCCATTCTGAAATTTTAGACCATAACTGATGAGGTATGGATGTAATTATCTCCATATCATGTTCTACAGTATTATCTTGTTTGTCTCCGAAAAAAATTTCCTTACGAATTATCGGTTGAGAATCATCAACTAAATCTTTTTCTATGTCTAATATATTATAGGCCCAAGTATGCTGCTTAATCTTTTCCCAACATTCTTCTTTCTTAGACCATTCTATATAATGAGAAACAGGTGATTCCTTTAATATGAAATTATTTACTTGTTTCATTAAATCATATAAAAAAGAAGATAGTTGCTCTGAAATTGACTGCTCTTTCCAAATCTTATAAAGATTTAAACGATTATTTGTCAGAATAGTAAGCAATGATATTGTATATGGTACTACAACCTGTTTTAACTCGCCTATATTTGTTTCAGATTTCTTTGTACCATAAAGTTTATCCATGGCTCTAAACAATATAGCTTTAGCAATAGTATCCTCGTAGTATATATTATTAATTTTACTAAGTGCACTTGGTAAATTATTATTTATAAACTTTGCGAAGTTTTTCTCATTACCTTTTACAACAACATGTGGTCCAATAACAAGCTTTTTACCTTCATACACTTCAGAATAGGCATTAATATATTTAGCTAATTCAACTTTAGTAAACATTTGATTTTTAGGATATTTAAGATCAAAAGCCTTTTGACGTACTTTTGTAAATCCTTCTTTCATACGAAGATTCTTATACTGACCTCTTGCACGTTCAAAAAACCAATATGTTTGATTGACTGAGTTTTCGGTTCTCGGAGTCAAAACACAGCGGGACAGTTTCTCAAGTGCAACTAAATACGGATTATTCGCAGTAAAGTCAGCATCATTTACCTTATTCTGAGTATTGGCATACCGGGATATGCGAGATACTATATTACTATACTCTTCAATCCGTTTAATAACAGAAACTTTTGCCTGAACAAAAATTTTAGATATATCTGCTTTATCTTTCTTGAATGTATGATAAATAGACGCTGTTGTCTGTCCACCATTAACAATCTGAAGATTAGAGATTTTTGTTATATATCTATTATCTTCATCCAATTCAATATGGTCAGCAGTAGCAGCCAGACCATTGTTGAATGCCAGAAACATATGTGGCTCTTTTTTTATAGTATCTCTTATACCTTTATTTATTTTTCCTGAAAATTGTAAGAATGAACGCACATTCTGTTCTAGCAATCTAGCACCATAGCGCTCATATAAATTAGCTAAACAAATACCAGGAATGATGGCGATAAAAGACTGATAATCTTCATTATCAGATGATGCTGGCAAACAAGGAACAAGAAAACCTTCTTCCTTAAAGTCAATTTCAATTGGAACATGAGATTCTTCAGAAATCTGATAAATGTATTTAATATCAACAACTCTATAAAAGATTTTATATCCACATATTTCTGTATTATCCGGTATATCTCCTTTATATTCACCATTAGTTAATATACTTACATTTACACGAATTAAGTTGTCTTTTAATTCTCCATAATTAGCCAGAGTATGTGCAAACTCAAATATTTCAGAAGATTCAGCTACTTCATTAACATAATCATCATAAACAGCTTTTCTAAAAAAATTTGTAATGCGAGTTGCTGCTCTTGTAACTTCACTTTTCTGAACTGTATATACTTGCTCTTCTACTTCATAGATAGATATAAACAAATCAATGGTTTCATAATTGTCAGATATTGCAAAACCATTGATTTTGTGTTGCTTCGAGGTTCCCAAAGCTTTCTCATCAAAAGCTACTGCTGCATTCTCTGTCTCCCCAGCTTCTGATAATAGGTCTAAGACATAACGTGTAAATGCCTGTTCCTGAGTTTCTCCATCTTCATTTGCAAGCTGTCTGGAAACAATCTCCTGCATAAATGATGAATAAAATTTATCTAACAAATTCATAGTTGCTTTATTATTTGTAATAATTTATTTTCAGATATTAAAAAAGACCCACATACATCAAGCATTATTGTATATGTTACATCATGTACTCCCTTTCTTAAATCATCTTGAACGATTCTTGGGAAATCTGATGTCACACTATAAAAATCCCTTTTCTTTATATTATAGTGTCTTAATTCATATTTAGTCCTGTCTTCCGGCATATACCCGGCCAACATTAATCTTGCCCGAAAATAGTTAAGAATCATTTGATCATATTTTAGCAAGTTCTCAATTCCATCAATTAATTGAGGTAATGTTAAGCCATTGGCATTATTTCTCTCAATAGAATAATGGCACAATATCAGGTGTTTAAAAATATTACTATCCAACTGAGTTTCCCCATTTATCGTCACCTTATTTTTCCTGCTTATGGATGACTTTACTTCTACTGCCCACTCATTCCCCTGAAAATCTTTATTTGATTTCTCAACTCCCATCCATGTATGCAAAACATCTAACTGTCTTGTGGGTAAAACCTGTAACATATATTGCAAGAATGTCAATTCTCCAAAAAGTCCTAATTGTTCACTCTCTGACAATTCTTTCTTTCTTGAACATTCAAAAAGATTTCGCCATTTTTCTAATTGACAAAGAATTGACCTAACTAAAATTTTTTCGTCAGATATATTACCAATAGATGAGATCAAATCTTCGCATAAGGTAGCAAAAACAAACAAATTACCTGAATCTATTAACTGTATGCATAACATCTGATTCTGTGGTAATGAGGCATCATTTATTATTGAAATATCCAACTCCTTTAGTCCTGAAAATGAAGATATATCTAATTTTATATTACGATTAAATGACACACTTATACCATGAAGATTTTCAGGATACTTATATATTGCATATATATTTGCACTTAAATTACTGTTATACAATTGCTTGACCAAACCATAAGTCTTATTTGACTTCAGACTATTCCATATTACTTGTATTGGTATATTAGTCGCCATATGTGTTGTCGTTTTCATTATCAAAATTATCTTCAATGTCAGCATACTCTGCCACCATATTTACCTTGTATGAAACTGCACAATTTGTATTGGTGTGAGGGAATGAAATGGCAAATCCGACAAAAGGATCATCTTCCGCTGTAAATATAGTTGTACCTGGCACAATATTACCATTTTCATCCTTAACATTTGCATATTCAGGATTAAGTGGGTAAATAATTAGTAACGGTTGATTTATTGGTCTAAACTTCGACCTAACAACTATTGGCTGTGGATATGTGTGTTTCCATTCAATCCCTTTCTTTTTATTAAGTTCGATTGTTTCTTTTAAAGCTTCATTTAATAAATCATCATCAAGATCTATTAATTCATCGCTAGGATTTCCGACAATATGATTCTTTCTTATGAAGTATGTTTTATAATTGCTGGAATCTACAGCACGGCTACGATTAAAACATGATACAGAATAAGAGCCACAAAAAGTATGCTTCTTTATAGTTTCTCTAGCATTCGACCGTGTTGTCTTATTCATTAATACAACGCTCCACTTTGTAAGTTCTCCTTTAGATACTAATTCTTGAATATATTCACAAATTAACTCCATGTTGACTTTTCTAAGTCCCTCAGCTACACTGAAATTACTGAAATACTCACAGACATCAACCGGAGAAACATTAGTCCACAGATAATTCTCGTTTTTTATTAAAGGCTTACCTAACTTACTGAGAAAATTATCTGTTTCAACAAGATTCTTATTCTTTAAATCCTCATTCAGTGGTAACTGATATGTTTCAATAAGTCTTTCAGCCCATGATACCTGAATTTCATGTGAATTACGCATTTTATTTAGAGCAGTAATTTGAAGACAACCTGGATGAGTACGAACTCTTAAACCATAAGTTTCTGGAGTACTTCTTGATTCCGCTAAATAATCAAATTCATCAAGTAGCTCAGATGAAGCTACAGCAATATGCCTATACCATTCATTAAGTTCGCTACTAGTAAACAAACGGCACAAATCAACATAGCTAGGACGATAACCAAACCATCTTCCCATCTGCATAAGAGTATCATACATCTTCGAAGCTCTTAGAAAATAACTTACCGATAAACCTTCTAACGTTAAGCCTCTAGATAACTTATCTCCACCAATTGCAATAACTGAAATACCGGTTTTAGAATTTAATTGGTAGTCAACAACATCACCAGAGGAACCATTAATAGATTTTACTTCAATTTTTTGAACTGCTTGGTATAATAATGGCTTTATTTCATCCCATTTATGAACTGTTAAGTCCTGATCAATCTTTGAAAGAGAAGGAGACCCCTTAATTTTTTCTGTTATCTGTTTATACGATGGACACCCGTTTACATTTCCTTCTAATAAAGCCCGAAACTCGGCTAAAACAGCGGGATCATTAGCTTCTATTTCTTGTTTATAGTACCTGAACTGTTCGTTCACAATATCCCGAATTTCATTTTGCCAAACCTGATATCTTGACACATGTATTAGCATGGAATTATGCTTGTTCTCCTGTCCTCTGGCTCTTCTAATTGCGCATGTTAAAATAAAACATTTAATAGCAAGCTTCAAAGACTCAGGAATATCACTTTTTGTTGGTTTTTTATCATCCTTTTTATGTCCATCAGGTATAAAAGCCTTATAATCATCAATAGGAATGACAATAGGCAATACATCATCCTCTTCTTCAGAAGTTTCAGAATATGTGCCAAAAACCTTATTTGGCCCAATATAATTATCTGGAGCTGGCAAATTTATTATAAAGTCCCTTGGAAATAAGTCTGTTTCGTCCTGTGCTATAAATATATTCGCAAATGGAGTTGCTGTATATCCTACATATGCAGAGCGATTGAACAGTTGTATAATCTTACGAATATTATCATTTATGGCGGTTGGATCTGTATCCTTATCTTTTTTTGTATTAATGGACGCATTATCAGCTTCATCATCAATTAACAAAAGAGATTTATTTGATATTTGTTTCTTACCAGAAGTTTGTGCACAAAGCCATTTATAAAGACGTTTAAGTACAGATGCATTTTTTTTCACAACCAAGATAATAGGCTGTGGTGCATTAAAATTAAATCCAGCCGTATTTGCAGCCCTACTATTAAAGTCTCCTTTATCAATACTTGTCGTATATGAATTTGCAATTGCTGAATCAAATCCAGGAATAAGACCAACACCTATCTTAGTTGTTGAGTTTATTGAGTATGCTCGCTCGTATTGTGTATCAAAACCTAAAAATCCTTCATCAATTCGACTTTGTGTCTGACTTCTTAGATTATTATGAATACCTGCTAATACGATGATAAAATTAAAACCTGCATCAGCAGCTTTACAAATCAAACCTGTATAATTTGCTGTCTTCCCTGACTGCACTTGCCCTACAACAAGCCCTTTTTTATCTATTGAGATATTAACTTGTTGAGGATTAAACAAGTTATCTAATATTCTATCAGTGATTTCATCTAATTGATTTATAACTGCCGGAGCATACCCTTTCTGCTCTGAAAGATATAACTTGTATCTTGTCCAAAAGTTCCAATTAGATATTTTATTTGCTTTAAATTCTTTAAGCCAAGGTAAACGTCTGTCGTTTCCTTCCAATATTTGAAAATCTTGAATTCTTACACCATAATGGGCAAGTAGTTTCTTTTTTAATATGTGTTTATCCAACATTTTAAAATCTGGCATAAAAGAGACTTGCTCTATAGCGGTATTAATCTGTTCATCAGTTACAACAGGTATTGCACCAATGAATAAACGGCAAATATTTAAGGCTTTATTATATAATTCTTCCATATCACAATTGTTCAATGAGTTCTTCAAATGAATTTAATGGCTCAATAGTCATTATATATGCTTTAGCTTGTTCTGAAGTCATATTGGAAGCCATTAGATTCTGATACATTCTTGTAATCATATCTTTCACTACAGAAGTATCTGAACCTTCAAATGGTTCTTTATGAGATTCTTCACCTTTAGCTTCGTTGATATAAATTGTCTTAACAGGTATAGTTTCCTCTATAAGACGTAATAAATAATTAAAGGCTTTATCGGAATCTGTGTGAGCCATATCTTTTAATTGCTGAATCATAGCATTATCTCGATTTATAACAAAAGACCATTTATTGTCTTTCCTTTTCTCATTCCACAGCGGCTGAAAACTTTGACCTGCACGTTGTTTCAGTATCTTTCCTCTATGACGATAAACCTCACATCCTATTTTCCTCACATCCTTTGCATATGCTTCAAGTTGATTCTGGCATTGTATAGGAGGATACGCCTTTGATTTTTTAATATCAATCTGCCATTCACTATCTAATGTATTAGGAATATCTACCTGAATGCGGACTAATTTATAATGCTCTTCTTTTCTGAATAGTCCAAGCCAATCCCCAGCTAACAATAAACGTTTCCCTCTATATACATAAAATCCTTGTTGAGCTGGCCAGCCGTTAATGCCTTCTGCCACATTATAAGCCTTCTCTGAAGAAAAGGCACTTTTATGTGGCAATACATATCCCTTCAATTTAATACCTCCAACGATTCCTTCTGTAGGTCTTGACTGAGTTTTAGATTCACTTATACAAAAGGGATTCCAAGGATCTATTTCATGACCACACCAAAATATCTTTAAAGATTTTTCTTCAAGAAATCTGTGAAAGGTCATTGCAATATGTTGACGGACACGGTCTAAAGAATTGGAAAACTTTTCCTTTGCATTTATATCATTTTCGGAAGTTCCTTTTCTAACGACTTTATCTAAATCTGACCATATTACAAGAGTTCCATGTTCAATATCATCTACAGATTCGTCCAAATATTCAGGAATCCATTGTAAAAGAGTCCATTCATTGGTTTGTGCTACATAATCCAAGTCCCAAGTCCAGTATGCACTATGGTATCCGGATTTTTTACTAAGGACAGTTAATTTTCTACATTGTGAAAATGATGCTGTTTTCAGACCTAATCCAAATCTACCAAGATCTGTTTTAGAGCGTTCTTCTAATGGGCTATGGCTTCCAGGACGCATTGCATCAATTATTTCTTGACTATTCATGCCGCATCCATCATCTTTAATTGTTATGAAAGATTTATCTCCATGCCAATGTCTTGTGACCCACACATTTTTCGCATTTGCAGATATTGAATTATCTATAATATCTGCTACTGCAGTTTCGATATTGTACCCTATTGCTCTAAATGTTTCAATCATTGAAGCGGCACATGGTATTGCATTCGCAGTTCTAAGACTATCGTAATCTATCCTCATTTTTCAATAACTTTTTTATTTTCAGGCCAATTTTTTCTGCTAATACAACAGGTACAGCATTTCCTATTTGCTTAAAAGCTGCACTTCGGCTTCCCTCAAAGAAGAAATCATCAGGAAACGATTGTATTCTAGCTGCTTCTCTTATTGTTATTGAACGAACATTCTCTAAAGTAGGAGTTTCGTTGGGATATATATAGTAATGTCCATCCATCGCAATGTGAGCCACAACGGTATGACAAACTCCATTGGGATCAACGACACAAAAACGATTACAAAAAGATTCTTTATTTTTATGTTTTTGTAAGGCTGGATCGAGTTTTGCATAATTAAGCCTTTTACCTGTTTTCCACATCAATACAGCTTGCCTATATATTTCCCTATCATTATCATTTGTTGGTCTTGCAATATGTTGAGTCGTAAAATTAAGAACACCTCTTATTGCTGTTTTCCTAAGATACTCCATTTCCTCCAAGGGTTTTGTATATTCAACAATACCACATAATTCACCTTCTCCAGCTTTTCTTTCAGGAAGATCACAAAACAAATCCTTCATTATAGAATATGGCATATCTCCTTTTTCAAGGGTTGGATAGTTATAAGTTGTAGGAATATCGCTTCCTGAACGATTTATTTTCCAACCAACAATGATAATCCTATGTCTTTTTTGTAAGACACCATGCTCAGACGCAATTTGTTCAACCGGTTCCATTTTATATCCAAGGTCATTGACCAGTCTCTGTAAGTCTCTGAACGGTTCACCTTTTTTGGCTGTTTTAATTCCAAGAACATTTTCAAAAACAAACATTTCCGGACTGTATCGCTTCAGAAATTCCACATAAAATTTATATAAATCATTTCGTGGATCATCTTCAATTTTTTTTCCTAGTCTAGCTCGTCCGGCAATCGAATATGCTTGACAAGGGGGACCTCCAATTATAATATCGACCTTTTGGCCTTTGCACAGTCTATCAACTTTTTTAAAAATCCCATCAATAGTTTCTTTACCTATTGCTTCTTGAATAACTGTGTCAATAACTTCTTTTGGCACTTGATTCCACAACCAAGCGCCATCAGTTTTTTCTTTCTTTGTCCTTAAATATTGTTCATATATTGATAGTTTATTATTTGCTTTTAAGTAATGGTACGCAGCACGTGTTTTTAAGGTATCACATGCATAATGATCCATTTCTATATGAGCTATCGGTTCAAAGCCAGCTCTAATAAAACCTTCAGACAAGCCACCAGCTCCAGCAAATAAATCTATAAACTTATAATTCTTATTTTGATTCATTTATTTCTTTATTTTACATACTAAAAAATTATGGCATAAACGCCAACTTATACATTGTATAGTTCATTAATATTGCGTAGTAGCAAACATTTTTGCAAGCATAGTTTCAAGTTCATGAGTCAACGAGTGATCTGTATCCATACACACCTTCTCGCCAACTGTCTAATCTTGATAAATATACTATATCTCTAGCCTAACTACCATCACAGCAAAACATATCCATTTTGAACTCTTTGGTCATTTTTTTTGCAGACTTTCAGGATATGTATTTGTCTTGCCATAACAAGTTATAATGAACGTATTTGCCATAACATCAATATTTTGATGTGGTTGTTAGTTTTGTACCAACAAGCAGGTCTCTAATATCAACCTCTAAAAGTTGTGCAATTTGTTCCAATGTCAGTAAATCTGGTTGAGTAGTATTCTGACACCACTTACTTACTGTGCACGTAGACTTTCCTAACTGATCTGCCAACCATTTACCTGTTTTTTTTTGTTCTACCAGAACTACTTTAATTCTATTAAGGTTGCTCATATATCTTTTATTTATTAAACTAACACGCAAACTTATATAATTCTGCCAATAATAAAAAATTTAATACTATAAATCTTCTAACTTCTGCTTGAATTTAATATTACCAAAGTACTTTATTTATTCAATGTGAAAACTACCGGATGACTTGCTTCGTATCTACAATACCAGGCAAGTTTCAGCCGACAGGTTTATACAACCATACAGATAAATCAGGACAGTTGCCAAAGACAGAACCATTAAGGTTGCGCTACTCTTCACTTCAAAGACTATGACATTGGCAACTGATTATCGATAACATGTCTGAAAACGAAAACAAGCAGGCCGTTCCGATGATGCAGGCTAAAGCTTGCAATGCCGGAACGTCCTATATCCCTGAATACTCGTCTTAAAATACCGGCAAGCTGTTCCGACTGTTCGTATTTCATGCGATGCCGGAACAACTTGCCTTATACTACGGAAACTTACCGGCTGACTTGCTTCGTATCTACAATACCAGG from Phocaeicola dorei encodes the following:
- a CDS encoding AIPR family protein, with the translated sequence MNLLDKFYSSFMQEIVSRQLANEDGETQEQAFTRYVLDLLSEAGETENAAVAFDEKALGTSKQHKINGFAISDNYETIDLFISIYEVEEQVYTVQKSEVTRAATRITNFFRKAVYDDYVNEVAESSEIFEFAHTLANYGELKDNLIRVNVSILTNGEYKGDIPDNTEICGYKIFYRVVDIKYIYQISEESHVPIEIDFKEEGFLVPCLPASSDNEDYQSFIAIIPGICLANLYERYGARLLEQNVRSFLQFSGKINKGIRDTIKKEPHMFLAFNNGLAATADHIELDEDNRYITKISNLQIVNGGQTTASIYHTFKKDKADISKIFVQAKVSVIKRIEEYSNIVSRISRYANTQNKVNDADFTANNPYLVALEKLSRCVLTPRTENSVNQTYWFFERARGQYKNLRMKEGFTKVRQKAFDLKYPKNQMFTKVELAKYINAYSEVYEGKKLVIGPHVVVKGNEKNFAKFINNNLPSALSKINNIYYEDTIAKAILFRAMDKLYGTKKSETNIGELKQVVVPYTISLLTILTNNRLNLYKIWKEQSISEQLSSFLYDLMKQVNNFILKESPVSHYIEWSKKEECWEKIKQHTWAYNILDIEKDLVDDSQPIIRKEIFFGDKQDNTVEHDMEIITSIPHQLWSKISEWGRDTDSLSINYQSTAMDIAHKLKFNRKFSDNDRQRAMAIYDIVCEKNIELLLEADELANVEAPQKTPTTEESQILELITIELVQKMVDWDRRKRVLKDWQWKVMDDVVKGKRQLDDRMKYGFYSNLKRLRSKGFPE
- a CDS encoding ATP-binding protein — its product is MRIDYDSLRTANAIPCAASMIETFRAIGYNIETAVADIIDNSISANAKNVWVTRHWHGDKSFITIKDDGCGMNSQEIIDAMRPGSHSPLEERSKTDLGRFGLGLKTASFSQCRKLTVLSKKSGYHSAYWTWDLDYVAQTNEWTLLQWIPEYLDESVDDIEHGTLVIWSDLDKVVRKGTSENDINAKEKFSNSLDRVRQHIAMTFHRFLEEKSLKIFWCGHEIDPWNPFCISESKTQSRPTEGIVGGIKLKGYVLPHKSAFSSEKAYNVAEGINGWPAQQGFYVYRGKRLLLAGDWLGLFRKEEHYKLVRIQVDIPNTLDSEWQIDIKKSKAYPPIQCQNQLEAYAKDVRKIGCEVYRHRGKILKQRAGQSFQPLWNEKRKDNKWSFVINRDNAMIQQLKDMAHTDSDKAFNYLLRLIEETIPVKTIYINEAKGEESHKEPFEGSDTSVVKDMITRMYQNLMASNMTSEQAKAYIMTIEPLNSFEELIEQL
- a CDS encoding Z1 domain-containing protein, whose translation is MEELYNKALNICRLFIGAIPVVTDEQINTAIEQVSFMPDFKMLDKHILKKKLLAHYGVRIQDFQILEGNDRRLPWLKEFKANKISNWNFWTRYKLYLSEQKGYAPAVINQLDEITDRILDNLFNPQQVNISIDKKGLVVGQVQSGKTANYTGLICKAADAGFNFIIVLAGIHNNLRSQTQSRIDEGFLGFDTQYERAYSINSTTKIGVGLIPGFDSAIANSYTTSIDKGDFNSRAANTAGFNFNAPQPIILVVKKNASVLKRLYKWLCAQTSGKKQISNKSLLLIDDEADNASINTKKDKDTDPTAINDNIRKIIQLFNRSAYVGYTATPFANIFIAQDETDLFPRDFIINLPAPDNYIGPNKVFGTYSETSEEEDDVLPIVIPIDDYKAFIPDGHKKDDKKPTKSDIPESLKLAIKCFILTCAIRRARGQENKHNSMLIHVSRYQVWQNEIRDIVNEQFRYYKQEIEANDPAVLAEFRALLEGNVNGCPSYKQITEKIKGSPSLSKIDQDLTVHKWDEIKPLLYQAVQKIEVKSINGSSGDVVDYQLNSKTGISVIAIGGDKLSRGLTLEGLSVSYFLRASKMYDTLMQMGRWFGYRPSYVDLCRLFTSSELNEWYRHIAVASSELLDEFDYLAESRSTPETYGLRVRTHPGCLQITALNKMRNSHEIQVSWAERLIETYQLPLNEDLKNKNLVETDNFLSKLGKPLIKNENYLWTNVSPVDVCEYFSNFSVAEGLRKVNMELICEYIQELVSKGELTKWSVVLMNKTTRSNARETIKKHTFCGSYSVSCFNRSRAVDSSNYKTYFIRKNHIVGNPSDELIDLDDDLLNEALKETIELNKKKGIEWKHTYPQPIVVRSKFRPINQPLLIIYPLNPEYANVKDENGNIVPGTTIFTAEDDPFVGFAISFPHTNTNCAVSYKVNMVAEYADIEDNFDNENDNTYGD
- a CDS encoding PD-(D/E)XK motif protein, translating into MKTTTHMATNIPIQVIWNSLKSNKTYGLVKQLYNSNLSANIYAIYKYPENLHGISVSFNRNIKLDISSFSGLKELDISIINDASLPQNQMLCIQLIDSGNLFVFATLCEDLISSIGNISDEKILVRSILCQLEKWRNLFECSRKKELSESEQLGLFGELTFLQYMLQVLPTRQLDVLHTWMGVEKSNKDFQGNEWAVEVKSSISRKNKVTINGETQLDSNIFKHLILCHYSIERNNANGLTLPQLIDGIENLLKYDQMILNYFRARLMLAGYMPEDRTKYELRHYNIKKRDFYSVTSDFPRIVQDDLRKGVHDVTYTIMLDVCGSFLISENKLLQIIKQL
- a CDS encoding DNA cytosine methyltransferase, producing the protein MNQNKNYKFIDLFAGAGGLSEGFIRAGFEPIAHIEMDHYACDTLKTRAAYHYLKANNKLSIYEQYLRTKKEKTDGAWLWNQVPKEVIDTVIQEAIGKETIDGIFKKVDRLCKGQKVDIIIGGPPCQAYSIAGRARLGKKIEDDPRNDLYKFYVEFLKRYSPEMFVFENVLGIKTAKKGEPFRDLQRLVNDLGYKMEPVEQIASEHGVLQKRHRIIIVGWKINRSGSDIPTTYNYPTLEKGDMPYSIMKDLFCDLPERKAGEGELCGIVEYTKPLEEMEYLRKTAIRGVLNFTTQHIARPTNDNDREIYRQAVLMWKTGKRLNYAKLDPALQKHKNKESFCNRFCVVDPNGVCHTVVAHIAMDGHYYIYPNETPTLENVRSITIREAARIQSFPDDFFFEGSRSAAFKQIGNAVPVVLAEKIGLKIKKLLKNEDRLR
- a CDS encoding helix-turn-helix transcriptional regulator, whose translation is MSNLNRIKVVLVEQKKTGKWLADQLGKSTCTVSKWCQNTTQPDLLTLEQIAQLLEVDIRDLLVGTKLTTTSKY